The DNA segment TGCTGACTACATTATGGCTCCGTTTCATGCTTCTATGGGAATCATGTCACTGTTTATCTGTATCGCAGCGGCATATTCATTGACGAAATCGTATGGCAAACAGCCGCTGAGCTATGTACTTCCAACAGTATGTATTTACATCATGATTATCACACCGGTAAAGGATGGCAACATTCTGACAGCTGCCATGGAGAGTCAGGGAATTCTGCTTGCTGTCTTTGTCGCACTGATTTCTGTGGAAATTATGCGCTTTGTGGAAAATCGGGGCTGGACGATCCGTATGCCAAAGGGAGTGCCTCCTGTGGTTGCAGATTCCTTCTCCTCTCTGTTTCCGTTTGCGATTGCCATCATCATAATGTACGGTGCTTCCTTACTATGCCAGTTTACAACTGGTAAGCTGATACCTGATGTTTTCTTTTCTATGTTTGCAAATGTGAAGGCTGGTGTCGATAATATTTACATGATGACTCTGTTGATCGGACTGGAGTCCTTCCTATTTGGCTTTGGCGTCCATCCAACAACTGTGGTTGGAGCTATTATCAATCCAATTTCATTGATGAATACAACAGCAAATGCAGAGCTAATTACAAAGGGCATGGCAGCCACCAATATTTATACCGATCCCTTCTTTAATTTCTATATTGGTATCGGAGGTGCCGGAGCAACGCTTATTCTGTGCTTTCTGTTGCTGAGGAGCAAGTCTAAGCAAATGAAGGAGCTTGGAAAAATTGCTATCATACCGAGTATTTTCAATATCAACGAACCACTGATTTTCGGTCTTCCTATCTTTCTGAATCCAATTTTGATTATACCCTTCACGCTTGTACCGATGATCAATACTGCAGTTGCATGGATAGCTACAGCCGTTGGGCTCGTAGCGCCTGCTTATATCAATGCACCCTGGACTGCGCCTGCCCCGTTTGCAGCCATTTTATCAACGATGGATATAAGAGCAGGGCTTCTGGTTCTTGCCCTGATGGCTGTTGACGGATGCATCTGGTATCCATTTATGAAGGTTTATGAAAAACAATTACTGCTGAAGGAGGGGGAAGAGGAAAATGGATAAGGCTACTGAACTGGCATTTCAACTTATATCACTTGCCGGTGATGCAAAGAGTATGGCATTTGAGGCACTGGCGGATGCCAGAAAAAAAGATTTTGCTTCGGCTGAGAATAAAATCAAGCAGTGTGATGAGAAAATAAAGGAAGCACATAAGGTACAATACGAGCTGTTGAGCAGAGAATGCTCGGGTACCTGCGATGTGACTATCAATTTTATGATGGTACATGCACAGGACCATGTGATGACGACGATTCTTGCAAAGGATATTGTTGAGGAGCAGATATTGTTGAGAAAGGAGTTGTGTGATTTATGAAACGGCTGTTGGACTGCGATACATCGGATTTAAAGAAAATGAATAAGGAGGAACGACTTGCCGCGATAGAAGCAAGTGAAGGAAGACTTCTGATACAGGAGCTTTCTCTGTTTCAACAGACACAGCTTCTGGAGCCATTGAGTGATGCAGAAATCGCCTGTGCGTTCGGAGCGGATATGCTGCTGTTAAATGCATTTGATTGCAATGCTCCGCAAATTCCAGGCATCGAATGTGAGGCAGAGGAGGTAATACGTAAACTGAGCGCATATACCGGCAGATTCATCGGCGTGAATCTGGAGCCAGTAGGAAATTCTTCGCTGCTGAGTGAACGCTCTGCTTTACCTGCAGGCCGTATGGCTACTGTGGAAAATGCAGAAAAGGTAAAGAAGCTTGGCTTTGATTACATCGTGTTGACGGGAAATCCGGGAACCGGCGTGGACAATACGGCAATTATAAAGGCATTACAGGAAATGCGTGCAGTTGTGGGTGATGATTTGATCCTAATGGCAGGGAAAATGCATGCGGCAGGTTCCAAAACAGAGGCCGGCTGCAATATCATCAATAAAGAACAGATTCATGCATTTATTTCTGCAGGGGCTGATGTGATTTTGCTTCCTGCTCCAGGAACTGTGCCGGGCATCACATTTGAATTTATTAGTGAAATGATCGCTTATGTGCACAGTCTTGGAAAGCTGACACTGACCGCTATCGGCACATCACAGGAGGGAGCTTCCGCCGCCACAATAGAACAGATTGCTTTGATGTGCAAGATGGCAGGCACTGACCTGCATCATATCGGTGATGCGGCAATCGGCGGTATGGATCCGGAAAATCTTATGACCTACAGTATCGCAATACGCGGCAAGCGTCATACCTATATCAGAATGGCACGCTCCATTAACCGCTGATAAAAGATAAACCATTGGTAATCGTTTAAAGCCTGTTACCGGAGCCTTTAAAGAATGCCGATGGTTTTCATTTCCATGAAAAAAACAGACAGAAAATTTCTTGGATTACATTTCTTACATGTGCTATAATTGCGGATGGCAAAGGAAACGAGGTAGTGTATATGCAGAATCACAACAGAAAAGACCAGCTGATTGAAATCATCAGTATCATCATGGGGAATCTCATCATTGCGGCAGGGGTAACCTTCTTTATTCTTCCCCTGGATATATTATCCGGAGGGGTCGCAGGTATCGCCGTTGCCCTGCAGCCGATTTTCAACCTGTCCCCGCGTCTGGTCATCAACGGACTCACCATTGGTCTGTATCTATTGGGCGCTATATTTCTTGGAAAACGCTTTGCATTAAAAACCATCGTTTCCACCGTTGTATATCCACTGTTTATCTCCGGATTGGGGATGCTGTGGCCGGATGTTCAGGTGACAAGCAATCCGCTGCTCGCCTCCATCTACGCAGGGGTCTGTACAGGAATCGGAATCGGTCTGGTGTACCGTGTGGGAGGAAGTACGGGAGGTATGGATATTCCACCGCTGATCATTAACAAATATACGAAGATTGCACTGCCTACCCTGGTAATGTGCATCGACGGGGCCACTGTTCTGTTAGGGGCAAGTGTCTATGGCGTAGAAGCCGCAATGATCGGGCTTGTCTCCGTTTGGGTATGCGGTCAGCTGATTGACAAGGTTATTACCATGGGATCACATGAGGCGAAAAATGTTATGATCATTTCTGATAAATTTGAGGAAATGATGCAGGTGATCTATCAGAATATCAATCGCGGCGCAACCATATTACATGCGGAGGGCGGCTATACGAGAACAAGTAAGCCGGTCATCATGATGGTGGTTGTCAAAAAGCAGTTTTCAGAGCTGAATCACATCATTGCGGAGGTCGATCCAGAAGCCTTTGTCATCGTTAGTGATGTCAATGAGGTACAGGGAGAGGGCTTTACGTATCAGGAACAGCTGTAAAACTATGATTATTCGGACGGGATACGTCCTTTTTTTGTTTTCAAACGTCATTGTTCAATACGGAATCAGCTTCTGTGCAGGCATGGAGCATACATAGAAAAATCGGAAATCATACATACCCAATGGTAATGTTTTCTATATATTATAGCTTTTATGACCGCGTTTTGAAATTGTAAGAATTTTACATACGACAGGCACTGTCAACCCTGTCGATTTATGTTATAATGTTAGCCAAAGGAGTGATGAAATGATCCTCTTAAAAGATGTATCCAAATCATATAGGAATGGGGTTCACGCACTGCGTGATATCAATCTTGAAATAGATGAAGGTGAATTTGTTTATATTATCGGGCCAACCGGATGTGGAAAGTCCACATTGATTAAACTGCTGGATGGAGAGGAGCTGCCGGATCAGGGAGAGGTGTATGTAGCGGAAACAAATGTCGGAAAGCTGCGTCATTCGCGTGTTCCTTTTTACCGCCGCAATATCGGTGTGGTTTTCCAGGATTTCCGTCTGCTTCCCAAAATGACGGTGTTTGAAAATATCGCCTTTGCTTTGGAGGTATTGGCATTGGACAAGGTAACGATACGACGGCGCGTGCGTGAGATTTTAGAGCTTGTATCACTGCAGGATAAGGCAAAATCCTTTCCGGATCAGTTATCCGGTGGTCAGCAGCAAAGAGCAACCATCGCCCGGGCAATCGCCAATCATCCAAAGGTACTGATTGCGGATGAGCCGACCGGAAATCTGGATCCTGAAAAATCCATTGAAATCATAGAACTGCTGGATAAGATCAACAAGGTGGAGGGAACGACCATCGTTATGGTTACACATGACTCCACACTGGTCAATGCATATAAAAAACGCACGATAGCGCTGGAAGACGGCTTTATCGTTGCGGATATCGCGAAAGGCGGATACATACATCATGATTAGTTTTATACAAAGTCTCCCCAAGCACTTTATGACGGCATTGCGCAATCTTGCCCGTCATATGGCGATGACATTGTCCAGTGCATCCGCTGTTGCGGTAACGCTGACACTCATGACATTGTTTCTTGTGCTTGCGGCCAATATGAACAGCTTTGCGAACAATGTGGAAACAAATCTGAAAATTCATGCGTCGATTGATTCTCTGCAGAAGGAGAACGAAATCCAGCGTATGGAAACACTGATTAAGGGAATCACCGGAGTGAAATCGGTGGAATTTTCCAGCAAAGAGGAAGAATTAAACATTCTGATAGAGGAAAGCGGCTCCGTATTTGAACGCTACAAAGACCGCAATCCCATGCCGAATGTATTCATTGTGGAAGTGGAAAAGGCATCGGATATTCCCAGTATCACAAAGACATTAAACAATATGGATGGAATTGAAAAAGCGCAATACGGCGGGGAAAGCATAAAGGACATGATCGATACCTTTGAGACGATACGCTATGGCGGCGCCGTCTTTGTTCTGGCTTTGGGAGTGCTTGCGGTATTCCTTATTACAAATACCATCAAAATGACGATTTATACAAGACAGACAGAAATATCCATCATGCGAAATGTAGGAGCGGGTAACTGGTATATCAAAACTCCGTTTATGTTTGAAGGCATGCTGATCGGTATCATAGGGGCATTGCTTCCTGTGATTCTTACAGTTTTCGGTTATGGCTTCCTGTATGACTTCTTTGGCGGTCAGTTTATGAGCAGCATGTTTGTTATGCAGAAGCCGTATCCGTTTACCCTGCAGATAGCGGGAATTCTGTTGCTGAGCGGAGCGGCTGTCGGCATTATCGGAAGCTTTCTTGCGGCGACAAAATATTTGAGGTGGCGACGATGAAATATAAAAAATTAGGTATTATGACCTGTATGGCTGCGGCATTGCTGTTTCTTATGCCGCCTCAGCACAATTCCGTGCTGTATACGGCTAACTTCGAAGGCAATGAGGAAGCCTGGCTGAATAAATGCAGTGTTGCACAGGAAACAGAGGCGGCTGCACAGCAGTGTGCGGCCTTTAAGGAATATTATGCGGGACTTAGCAGCTCGCTGGAAGGAGAGGTATCCTCTCTGAATAAGAAGATTGCTTCTATTCAAAGCAATATCGAAGAAATCACATCAGTTATGAAGCAGCTGCAGTCTGTTATTGATCAGCTGGATAAAAAAATCAAAATCAATGAAGCAAATATCCGTACCATAGAAGGACAGATTGTTAAGCTGAATGGAGAAATCAAAAAGAAACAGAAGGACATCGATCAGCGTAATAAAATTATCACCGACCGCATGCTGGATGAGCAGGCCGTAACAGGCACCAACGTCGATGTGGAGGTTATCATGGGGTCTAAGGATCTCGTCGATATGATTCGCAAGGTGGATGGACTTCAAAGGATTACTGACAGCGATCAGATAGAAATCAAGAAGCTGCAGAAGGATAAGGCGGAGCTAGATCATCAGAAAAGTGAAAAGAACCGTCTGAAAGCTGATATTGAAGCGAAAAAGGCAGAAAATGAAAAGGATAAAAAAGAAACAGAAAATGTACAGAAGCAGAAAAAGGAGCTGTTGAAGGAATATCGCAAGCAGGAGGCTGAGCTGAATGAAAAAATGCGTTCCACACAGGTGAATATTGAAAGCATTCAGAACAATATGATCAATATCAATACCTCGGTTGCGGGAAAACTGGATTTCAGCGGCAATGGGGCGCTGATGATGCCGGTTCGCGGAGGCAGTGTGTCTGCCGGTACCTGGTATTATCCTGGCGGCGGTGTTCACCTCGGTTTGGATATGGCGGCTCCCATTGGTACGCAAATCGTAGCACCTGCGGACGGAATCATTTTGTATGCCAATAATCCGGTACCAACAAACGGAGGCTATCTGGGAAACTGGAGCGGTTATCCGGCTGGTGGCGGAAACAGCATCCATATGCTGACGCAGGCTGGAGGAACTACCTATGCTATCAGCTTCTTCCATATGTCAAATGAGGGCTTTGCGGTATCTGCCGGTACCCAGGTGAAAAAGGGACAGCTTCTGGGACTGACCGGAAACAGCGGGAATACATCCGGGCCGCACTGTCATATCGAAGTAATCAATCTTGGAAATATGAGTATTTCCTCTGCTATATCTCAGTTTCGCTCCTCTGCCGACTTTGCATGGGGCTGCGGCTGGGGAAATGGCGCATTAAGCAGAACCTGCGGTGCAAGCGGTGCTCCATGCCGTGAAAAGCCGGAAAATATCTTCGGGTAAGCTTACCTGTTCAGGATGAGCTGCTC comes from the Erysipelotrichaceae bacterium 66202529 genome and includes:
- a CDS encoding haloacid dehalogenase-like hydrolase; this encodes MKRLLDCDTSDLKKMNKEERLAAIEASEGRLLIQELSLFQQTQLLEPLSDAEIACAFGADMLLLNAFDCNAPQIPGIECEAEEVIRKLSAYTGRFIGVNLEPVGNSSLLSERSALPAGRMATVENAEKVKKLGFDYIVLTGNPGTGVDNTAIIKALQEMRAVVGDDLILMAGKMHAAGSKTEAGCNIINKEQIHAFISAGADVILLPAPGTVPGITFEFISEMIAYVHSLGKLTLTAIGTSQEGASAATIEQIALMCKMAGTDLHHIGDAAIGGMDPENLMTYSIAIRGKRHTYIRMARSINR
- the ftsE gene encoding cell division ATP-binding protein FtsE; its protein translation is MILLKDVSKSYRNGVHALRDINLEIDEGEFVYIIGPTGCGKSTLIKLLDGEELPDQGEVYVAETNVGKLRHSRVPFYRRNIGVVFQDFRLLPKMTVFENIAFALEVLALDKVTIRRRVREILELVSLQDKAKSFPDQLSGGQQQRATIARAIANHPKVLIADEPTGNLDPEKSIEIIELLDKINKVEGTTIVMVTHDSTLVNAYKKRTIALEDGFIVADIAKGGYIHHD
- a CDS encoding PTS lactose/cellobiose transporter subunit IIA, which translates into the protein MDKATELAFQLISLAGDAKSMAFEALADARKKDFASAENKIKQCDEKIKEAHKVQYELLSRECSGTCDVTINFMMVHAQDHVMTTILAKDIVEEQILLRKELCDL
- a CDS encoding DUF2179 domain-containing protein is translated as MQNHNRKDQLIEIISIIMGNLIIAAGVTFFILPLDILSGGVAGIAVALQPIFNLSPRLVINGLTIGLYLLGAIFLGKRFALKTIVSTVVYPLFISGLGMLWPDVQVTSNPLLASIYAGVCTGIGIGLVYRVGGSTGGMDIPPLIINKYTKIALPTLVMCIDGATVLLGASVYGVEAAMIGLVSVWVCGQLIDKVITMGSHEAKNVMIISDKFEEMMQVIYQNINRGATILHAEGGYTRTSKPVIMMVVVKKQFSELNHIIAEVDPEAFVIVSDVNEVQGEGFTYQEQL
- a CDS encoding peptidoglycan DD-metalloendopeptidase family protein, whose product is MKYKKLGIMTCMAAALLFLMPPQHNSVLYTANFEGNEEAWLNKCSVAQETEAAAQQCAAFKEYYAGLSSSLEGEVSSLNKKIASIQSNIEEITSVMKQLQSVIDQLDKKIKINEANIRTIEGQIVKLNGEIKKKQKDIDQRNKIITDRMLDEQAVTGTNVDVEVIMGSKDLVDMIRKVDGLQRITDSDQIEIKKLQKDKAELDHQKSEKNRLKADIEAKKAENEKDKKETENVQKQKKELLKEYRKQEAELNEKMRSTQVNIESIQNNMININTSVAGKLDFSGNGALMMPVRGGSVSAGTWYYPGGGVHLGLDMAAPIGTQIVAPADGIILYANNPVPTNGGYLGNWSGYPAGGGNSIHMLTQAGGTTYAISFFHMSNEGFAVSAGTQVKKGQLLGLTGNSGNTSGPHCHIEVINLGNMSISSAISQFRSSADFAWGCGWGNGALSRTCGASGAPCREKPENIFG
- a CDS encoding FtsX-like permease family protein, giving the protein MISFIQSLPKHFMTALRNLARHMAMTLSSASAVAVTLTLMTLFLVLAANMNSFANNVETNLKIHASIDSLQKENEIQRMETLIKGITGVKSVEFSSKEEELNILIEESGSVFERYKDRNPMPNVFIVEVEKASDIPSITKTLNNMDGIEKAQYGGESIKDMIDTFETIRYGGAVFVLALGVLAVFLITNTIKMTIYTRQTEISIMRNVGAGNWYIKTPFMFEGMLIGIIGALLPVILTVFGYGFLYDFFGGQFMSSMFVMQKPYPFTLQIAGILLLSGAAVGIIGSFLAATKYLRWRR
- a CDS encoding PTS sugar transporter subunit IIC, translating into MAELLNKLEARLMPIAGFFGRQRHFLAVRDGIVSAIPFTIIGSLFLVVAAPPFSADISTGIGFLDSFLMAWLNFAEANADYIMAPFHASMGIMSLFICIAAAYSLTKSYGKQPLSYVLPTVCIYIMIITPVKDGNILTAAMESQGILLAVFVALISVEIMRFVENRGWTIRMPKGVPPVVADSFSSLFPFAIAIIIMYGASLLCQFTTGKLIPDVFFSMFANVKAGVDNIYMMTLLIGLESFLFGFGVHPTTVVGAIINPISLMNTTANAELITKGMAATNIYTDPFFNFYIGIGGAGATLILCFLLLRSKSKQMKELGKIAIIPSIFNINEPLIFGLPIFLNPILIIPFTLVPMINTAVAWIATAVGLVAPAYINAPWTAPAPFAAILSTMDIRAGLLVLALMAVDGCIWYPFMKVYEKQLLLKEGEEENG